cccggccatgcAGCCATCAGGCGCGTGAGTCCGTGGATGGAAGGCCCCTCCGTCTCTCTTGCTCTGTAGCtctgagtttctttttaaagccCAACGCCTGCGCACGCTCAGACGCTCCTTCTGGGAGCCGCTCTGCTCTGGTCCGGCTTCTCCACGTGGCTGTGGCTCTCGGTGACGCTGTGGCGGGCGGGAGTCTGTCCCCGGGCGGTTACCGTTGGGCATTTGTCACTGACCATCTGGGACTACACCTGTGAAGTCTGGCACCCAAGCTGTTGGCATAGTCCCCCTCCCCCGCAGCAGGCAGCCTAGCACAGGACCGGCCGCCTCTCGTGGGCGTGCGTGCTGCCCGCTTGGACAGCTCCGCTGACGCCACTCTCTCCGCAGTGTCTGCCCAACAGCTGGAGCCCCAGGAGCCGGGAGCGGAAGAGGAGCACTTGGTAAGCGGCACCCGGGggtggcccctgccctgccctccccagccagggcctTGGAAGAGCCGGAGCGACCGAAGCTGACGCGAGTCTCTCCCCTCCCAGGTGACTGCGGGGCCTGAGGATGAAGTCATCCGGCCCCGGCCACAGGGGTCCTCACCCGTCTACGAATGCAGGACTGAGGGTACCAGCTTCGGGCTCCAAGTAAGCCTGCCTGGCAGCGCCCCCAGGCTGAGGGAGGGCCCCGCTGGGGGGGCCCAGGCACACGCGTGTCTGCGAGCCACACCGAGCTGCCTGCCCCCCACGGGGCCGCGGCCCTGCCCGGTGAGCCTTCGTGTCCCCCAGTGCCCTTCCCACCGCACAAGCAGGGGTGCCCTCCTGAGCACCTGAGGGATGATGGGGGACCTCATGCTTGTGTGTGGGGCTGggacacacctgtgcacacacacctgtgcacaccccTTGTGCGAGACACActtgtgtgtgcacgtgccctGTGTGCCCCACACCACCTGTGCCAGACGCGGCTCCTGCAGCCAGGTCTGgagctccgggggggggggggggtcggagAGCCTGGGCACTTTGTCAGAGGGTCGGGCTTCTCCaggccttctctctctccccacgcAAAGCTCTCGCCACCATTGGATTTCCTACGGGAGCTGAGGGATGCGGGCAGGGCCctcctggtggcagggaccagcgcgctccagcccctctgagacccacaCTGGGGCCTTCTGGCCCGTGTCCGCCGCCCTGGGCCCCCCTGCCCCTGGGCCGGGGCAGCTGGGTCATTCCTTACTCTGGGCTGCAGGAAGACGCCCCGGGCAGGCGAGGCGCCTCGGGGAGACGGAGGTCCTGGTGGAAGCGGGATTCCGGGGACTCGCAGACGCTCTCCAGGATGAGCCGTCCCGAGGTGGGCGCCGCTGCGGCTGGGGACGGGGCTTCGGCtgcggggctggggccagagcccggGCGCGGGCCGTGCAGCCCTAGCCCTGGTGACAGCGTAGCCACAAGCCCTGGGTCTGTTCCCCCTgtcaggcctggggaggggccagggcctgCAGGAGGCAGGGGTCTGGGCCAGACGTCCCCCCACCCGGCCATGAGGAGACAAACAGCTGGCCAGTGGGGTGCAGACCTCAGGGCCCGCATGCACGCAGTGGGGGGCGGGGCGCAGGAGGCCTGTCTGCCTGCGGGCACTGTGGCTGCCTGGCACCAATGGCCCCGTCAGAGTGGCGGGGTCTCAAGTCCGAGgctggcccctgctggtcaggggcagcacagacactccccaacaaggcgaacgggagaggggagggcgacGGGTCATGAACACACggcaagcacccgtgagttctgtccaAGCGGGAACTGCTCTGAGGACGTGTGCAGGCTCAGAAGGCTGACGAAGGACATGCGCAGCAGGGAGCCAATCAGAGAAAAGGTCACGCAGGCacgggtggaccacgcacaggggcaccttaagcaaggtatagggatcacgcactgtccacgtgtccggaactaaagcggacctatccctgccggtggtctgatcttaccTAGCTTAACCGCGGCAGCCGCAGACACGCCCCTCGAACATCCACCAGGCGCCATGTTGTAGtggaggttttaggcaatgcccaacatcAGAGGGCTCCAGCAGTGACGCGCGTGGTAGGAGCCTTGGCTGCGACGCACACGGAGGCCGTCCCCGATGGCCGTGGACAGGCTACTCCTGGTTTCagcgggctggggtggggacagctggCTTCCAAGCGTGCACTGCCCTTGGCCCACCTGGCTGCCgtgccccctgcccagggctgcccaggggccTCCCTCTGGAGACAGTTGGCCACAGCGGCACCGGCGCACACTCCCTGTGGCACTGATGTGCTTCTGTGCAGGAGGCGACAGAGGTGACCCTGGAGACGGAGgcggaggcaggagccagtggCTACAGCGTCACTGGCGGCGGGCACCAGGGCATCTTTGTCAAGCAAGTGCTCAAAGACTCCTCGGCTGCCAAGCTCTTCAACTTACAAGCAGGTGCCACGgacaggaggggcctgggggaggagggagggccacGCCGGTCACaggtgggaaggggctgggtgggcCCGAGGGGTGACTAAGGCCAGGGCTGCTCTTCCATTGCCCAGGGGATCAGCTGCTCAGCGCCACCGTGTTCTTTGACGACATCAAGTATGAAGATGCTCTCAAAATCCTGCAGTACTCAGAGCCCTACCGGGTTCAGTTCAAGGTCAGACGGAGACTCTCTGCTGCAGACGCCAAGGGGCGGGGCTCCAGCGGCAGTCAGCGCCTCGCCGCGGGCGAGGAGAAGCAGGTGAGGCCCCTGCACGCCAGGAGAGCAGCGtgggccagcccaggccctgggtctGGGGCTCGAGCCCTGGCCCCTCACCGCCCAGTGCCTTCTCTTTCCATTTCAGGATAAAGACATTGCCGATGGGTGTCCAGAGACCCCGACAAAGACTCTGGAGGGGGACGGAGACCAAGAGCGGCTCATCTCCcaggcccgggagggcaggggcaggcggcCCCAGAAGGAGAGGCGCTCCTGGCCCAAGTTCCAGGCGCTGAAGAGCACGCGGGGAACGGGGCCCCGGAGGTCCCACAGCTCCTCAGAGGCCTATGAGCGCAGGGACGCCCCTGACGTGTCCCCCAGCAGCACGGACACggaggcccaggccccagcagagcacCTGCAGCAGAAGGCGGGCCCGGGGCCCCAGAGGACGAGGAAGTTTCTGAACCTGAGGCTGAGGATGGGCTTGGGGCAGGAGCAGCCAGGCAGAGGGGTGCCAGAGCAGTCGAGGCCCAGGGAGGACAGCCGAGGGGACACGGGGGCTGCTGCAGGcgatggaggggagaggggggtgacgctggcaccaggagccaggcctgTGCTGAGCACGCCTCGGCCCACACAGCCTGGCCTCCCAAGCCTTGCGGAGGGGGAAGGGTCTTGGAGTGAGGGCCCAGGTGTGGGACCCAAACCACAAAGCGGGGCGAAGGAGGTGGAGACCCAGCAGGAGGCCAGGACGCAGGCTGAGGGGGATGGGGAGGCAGTGCAGAGCCTGGTAAGCGGGATGGTCAGGGGGCCCCTGCAGGGCACAGCTCAGGGAGGGGGCACCCAGAGCCACCCACCAGAAATCCATGTCCGAATACCCCATTTAAAGATGCCCAAATTTGGGTTTTGCCAAGAAAAGGAGCTGGAGATAGACAGAGGTGCTTCTTCCCTGCAGCTGGCATGGGGAACGAGCCCTGGGGCACGTGGGGAGGGGGCCAGAGAGGCTGGAGCAGGCCCTGCAGGACAGGACCAGGGGGAACCAGGCCCCGCATGGGCAGAGCCAGGCGAAGACCAAGGAGGGGGCAAAGGCACAGTGCGAACGCCCGAGGGCGAGGGGCCTGTCACCCCGCGGGGAAAAGCCCCTccaaggagagagcgagagagagagagtggggtcACGGGAGTGACAGCCAGGACAGAAGTAACCccggagagggaagggaggagacacAGAATAGAGGACGAGCCTCGGTCGGTGTCCGGAACGGACGGAAGAGTCGCCGCTgagagcctggccctggccctgggagacagggacGTGGCCCCCCAGGGCGGCGAGCTCCAGGTGCCCTCCTTCAGAGTGTCTGCTCCCGGAATGACAGGGCAGGCCTTGGTGGGTCCAAGGCTGGACGCAGCCGTGACCCTCCCCGTGTTCCAGGGGCACCTCGAGACCAGGCACCTCAGCACCCAGCTCCCTTCTGCCGACTTGGATGTCCAGCAGGGCCAGGTAGACTTGAAGcacccagagagacagaggcctgaGGCAGAGCTGCGCGAACCACAGGCCTCTGCAGCTGGCCTGAGGGGGCACCTGCCCCAGGTGCAGATGCCCAGCATCAAGATGCCCAAAGTggagccccagggcccccaggtggACATTAAGGGACCCAAAGTGGATGTGAGAGGTGCAGAGGGGGACATGGAGGTGTCACAGCCAAGCATGGACGTGGACATTCAGGCTTGTGGTGGCAAACTGGAGACAGACCTGGTCCTGGGAGACAAGGGCCTGGCCAGCAAAGGTAGCAAGTTCAAGATGCCCAAGTTCAAGATGCCCTCGTTTGGGGCGTCCACACCCAGAAAGACTGTGGAGGTCTCAGTGGACAAGACCATGCCGGTGGTGGAGGCAGCCatgaccctcccctctctccagggAGACCTCGAGAGCAGGGACCTCAGCacccagctcccttctgctgACCTGGACATTCAGTCTGTCCAGGTGGACGCGAGCCACCCAGAGGACCAGCTGCCTGGGGTGGAGGTGTCAGAAGCCCAGGTTGCTGGAACCAGACTCAAGGGACACCTGCCCAAGGTACAGACGCCCAGCATCAAAATGCCCAAAGTGGGCCTCAGAGGCCCCCAGGTGGACATCAAGGGCCCCAACATGGAGGTGAAAAGCACCAAGGGGACAGTGAGCACCACCGTCGTGGAGGTGTCGCTGCCCAGCGTAGATGCAGACACCCAGGCTCCTGGTGCCAAGGTGGAGCCTGGCTTggccatgggagacaaggaggcaaCCATGAAAGACTCGAAGTTCAGGATGCCCAAGTTCAAGATGCCCTCCTTTGGTGCGTCCACAACTAGGAAGACTGTGCAGGCCTCGATGGATGCGCCCACTACCACGGTGGGGGCAGCCGTGACCCTCCCTTCTTCTCAGGGAGACCTGAAGACCGCTGACCTCAGCCTCCAGCTTCCCTCTGACCTGGGAGTCCAGCCTGCCCAGGGGGACGTGAGGCTCCCGGAGGCTCAGCTGCCGGACATGGAGCTGAGTGCACCACAGGCCTCTGCAGCTGGCCTGAGGGGACACCTGCCCAAGGTGCCCAGCATCAGGATGCCCAAGGTGGAGCTCCAGGGCCCCCAGGTGGACATCAGGGCTCCCAGAGTGGATGGCAAAGTAAGCAAAGGGAAAGTGAGCACCCCAGACCTGGAGGTGTCAGTGCCCAGTGTGGACACAGATGTCCAGGCTCCGGGTGCCAGTCTCGAGGTGGATATGGCTGTGAGACACGAGGACGTGGCTGCCAAAGACAGCAAGTTCAGACTGCCCCGGTTCAGAATGCCCTCCTTTGGGACATCCACCACCAGCAAGACCACAGAGGCCCCACTGGACGTGACCACACCTAAGGTGGAGGCCGACCTGACGCTCCCCGCTTTCCAAGGGGATGTCAAGACCACTGACCTCAGCGTGCAGCTCCCTTCTGCTGATTGGGAAGTCCAGCCTGTCCAGCTGGATGGGAAAGTCCCAGAAGTCCAGAAGCCTGAGGCAGAGCTGCCTACGCCACAGGCCTCTGCCGCTGGCCCGAGGGGACACTTGCCCAAGGTGCCCGTGCCCAGCATCAGGATGCCCAAGGTGGGGCTCAAGGGCCCCAAGGTGGACGTCAGGGCTCCCAAAGTGGACGTGAAGGGATCCATGGGAGAAGTGGGAGCCCCAGATCTGGGAGTGTCGCTGCCCAGTGTGGACGTGGACATGCAGGCTCCTGACGTCACGATGGAGGCTGATCTGGACCTTGGAGAGAAGGCTGTGGCTGCCAGAGACAGCAAGTTCAGACTGCCCAGGGTAAAGATGCCCTCCTTTGGGGTGCCCACCTCCGGCAAGATCAAAGAGGCCTCAGTGGACATGACCACAGCAAAGGTCGAGGCAGACGTGGCCCTCACCCCTTTCCAGGGAGACCTGAAGACCGCTGACCTCAGCCTCCAGCTTCCCTCTGACCTGGGAGTCCAGCCTGCCCAGGGGGACGTGAGGCTCCCGGAGGCTCAGCTGCCGGACATGGAGCTGAGTGCACCACAGGCCTCTGCAGCTGGCCTGAGGGGACACCTGCCCAAGGTGCCCAGCATCAGGATGCCCAAGGTGGAGCTCCAGGGCCCCCAGGTGGACATCGAGGCTCCCAAGGTGGGAGTGAAGGGATCCATGGGAGAAGTGGGAGCCCCAGATCTGGGAGTGTCGCTGCCCAGTGTGGACGTGGACATGCAGGCTCCTGGTGCCCCGCTAGAGATGGACCTCTCCTTGGGAGACAAGGACGTGACCATCAAAGACGGAAAATTCAAGTTGCCCAAGCTCAAGATGCCCTcctttgggacacccacacccggGAAGACTGTGGAGGCCTCGGTGGATGTGGCTGCACCAAAGGTGGAGGGAGACGTGACCCTCGCCTCTTTCCATGGGGAACTGGAGACCACTGACCTCAGCATTGGGGTCCCCTCTTCTGACCTGGGAGTCCAGCCTGCCCAGGGGGACGCGAGGCTCCCGGAGGCTCAGCTGCCGGACATGGAGCTGAGTGTACCACAGGCCTCTGCCGCTGGCCCGAGGGGACACCTGCCCAAGGTGCCCAGCATCAGGATGCCCAAGGTGGGGCTCAAGGGCCCCAAGGTGGACGTCAGGGCTCCCAAGGTGGGAGTGAAGGGATCCATGGGAGATGTGGGCACCCCAGATCTGGAGGTGTCGCTGCCCAGTGTGGACGTGGACATGCAGGCTCCTGACGTCACGATGGAGGCTGATCTGGACCTTGGAGAGAAGGCTGTGGCTGCCAGAGACAGCAAGTTCAGACTGCCCAGGGTAAAGATGCCCTCCTTTGGGGTGCCCACCTCCGGCAAGATCAAAGAGGCCTCAGTGGACATGACCACAGCAAAGGTCGAGGCAGACGTGGCCCTCACCCCTTTCCAGGGAGACCTGAAGACCGCTGACCTCAGCCTCCAGCTTCCCTCTGACCTGGGAGTCCAGCCTGCCCAGGGGGACATGAGGCTCCCGGAGGCTCAGCTGCCGGACATGGAGCTGAGTGCACCACAGGCCTCTGCAGCTGGCCTGAGGGGACACCTGCCCAAGGTGCCCAGCATCAGGATGCCCAAGGTGGAGCTCCAGGGCCCCCAGGTGGACATCGAGGCTCCCAAGGTGGAAGTGAAGGGATCCATGGGAGAAGTGGGAGCCCCAGATCTGGGAGTGTCGCTGCCCAGTGTGGACGTGGACATGCAGGCTCCTGGTGCCCCGCTAGAGATGGACCTCTCCTTGGGAGACAAGGACGTGACCATCAAAGACGGAAAATTCAAGTTGCCCAAGCTCAAGATGCCCTcctttgggacacccacacccggGAAGACTGTGGAGGCCTCGGTGGATGTGGCTGCACCAAAGGTGGAGGGAGACGTGACCCTCGCCTCTTTCCATGGGGAACTGGAGACCACTGACCTCAGCATTGGGGTCCCCTCTTCTGACCTGGGAGTCCAGCCTGCCCAGGGGGACGCGAGGCTCCCGGAGGCTCAGCTGCCGGACATGGAGCTGAGTGTACCACAGGCCTCTGCCGCTGGCCCGAGGGGACACCTGCCCAAGGTGCCCAGCATCAGGATGCCCAAGGTGGAGCTCCAGGGCCCCCAGGTGGACATCAGGGCTCCCAGAGTGGATGGCAAAGTAAGCAAAGGGAAAGTGAGCACCCCAGACCTGGAGGTGTCAGTGCCCAGTGTGGACACAGATGTCCAGGCTCCGGGTGCCAGTCTCGAGGTGGATATGGCTGTGAGACACGAGGACGTGGCTGCCAAAGACAGCAAGTTCAGACTGCCCCGGTTCAGAATGCCCTCCTTTGGGACATCCACCACCAGCAAGACCACAGAGGCCCCACTGGACGTGACCACACCTAAGGTGGAGGCCGACCTGACGCTCCCCGCTTTCCAAGGGGATGTCAAGACCACTGACCTCAGCGTGCAGCTCCCTTCTGCTGATTGGGAAGTCCAGCCTGTCCAGCTGGATGGGAAAGTCCCAGAAGTCCAGAAGCCTGAGGCAGAGCTGCCTACGCCACAGGCCTCTGCCGCTGGCCCGAGGGGACACTTGCCCAAGGTGCCCGTGCCCAGCATCAGGATGCCCAAGGTGGGGCTCAAGGGCCCCAAGGTGGACGTCAGGGCTCCCAAAGTGGACGTGAAGGGATCCATGGGAGAAGTGGGAGCCCCAGATCTGGGAGTGTCGCTGCCCAGTGTGGACGTGGACATGCAGGCTCCTGACGTCACGATGGAGGCTGATCTGGACCTTGGAGAGAAGGCTGTGGCTGCCAGAGACAGCAAGTTCAGACTGCCCAGGGTAAAGATGCCCTCCTTTGGGGTGCCCACCTCCGGCAAGATCAAAGAGGCCTCAGTGGACATGACCACAGCAAAGGTCGAGGCAGACGTGGCCCTCACCCCTTTCCAGGGAGACCTGAAGACCGCTGACCTCAGCCTCCAGCTTCCCTCTGACCTGGGAGTCCAGCCTGCCCAGGGGGACGTGAGGCTCCCGGAGGCTCAGCTGCCGGACATGGAGCTGAGTGTACCACAGGCCTCTGCAGCTGGCCTGAGGGGACACCTGCCCAAGGTGCCCAGCATCAGGATGCCCAAGGTGGAGCTCCAGGGCCCCCAGGTGGACATCGAGGCTCCCAAGGTGGGAGTGAAGGGATCCATGGGAGAAGTGGGAGCCCCAGATCTGGGAGTGTCGCTGCCCAGTGTGGACGTGGACATGCAGGCTCCTGGTGCCCCGCTAGAGATGGACCTCTCCTTGGGAGACAAGGACGTGACCATCAAAGACGGAAAATTCAAGTTGCCCAAGCTCAAGATGCCCTCCTTTAGGACACCCACACCCGGGAAGACTGTGGAGGCCTCGGTGGATGTGGCTGCACCAAAGGTGGAGGGAGACGTGACCCTCGCCTCTTTCCATGGGGAACTGGAGACCACTGACCTCAGCATTGGGGTCCCCTCTTCTGACCTGGGAGTCCAGCCTGCCCAGGGGGACGCGAGGCTCCCGGAGGCTCAGCTGCCGGACATGGAGCTGAGTGTACCACAGGCCTCTGCCGCTGGCCCGAGGGGACACCTGCCCAAGGTGCCCAGCATCAGGATGCCCAAGGTGGAGCTCCAGGGCCCCCAGGTGGACATCAAGGCTCCCAAGGTGGGAGTGAAGGGATCCATGGGAGAAGTGGGAGCCCCAGATCTGGGAGTGTCGCTGCCCAGTGTGGACGTGGACATGCAGGCTCCTGGTGCCCAGCTGGAGATGGACCGTTCCCTGGGACACAAGGACGTGACCATCAAGGACAGCAAGTTCAAAATGCCTAAGTTCAAAATGCCCTCGTTTGGGACATCCACTCCTGGGAAGACTGTAGAAGCATCGTTGGACAAGACCGTGCTAATGGTGGAGGCCGACCTTAATCTCCTCTCTTTCCAGGGGGACCTGAGGACCACTGACCTCAGCATCCAGCTCCCTTCCTCTGACCCGGAGGTCCAGCCTGGCCAAATGAGTGTGATGCTCCCAGAG
The DNA window shown above is from Lepus europaeus isolate LE1 chromosome 22, mLepTim1.pri, whole genome shotgun sequence and carries:
- the AHNAK2 gene encoding protein AHNAK2; this encodes MSRPEEATEVTLETEAEAGASGYSVTGGGHQGIFVKQVLKDSSAAKLFNLQAGDQLLSATVFFDDIKYEDALKILQYSEPYRVQFKVRRRLSAADAKGRGSSGSQRLAAGEEKQDKDIADGCPETPTKTLEGDGDQERLISQAREGRGRRPQKERRSWPKFQALKSTRGTGPRRSHSSSEAYERRDAPDVSPSSTDTEAQAPAEHLQQKAGPGPQRTRKFLNLRLRMGLGQEQPGRGVPEQSRPREDSRGDTGAAAGDGGERGVTLAPGARPVLSTPRPTQPGLPSLAEGEGSWSEGPGVGPKPQSGAKEVETQQEARTQAEGDGEAVQSLVSGMVRGPLQGTAQGGGTQSHPPEIHVRIPHLKMPKFGFCQEKELEIDRGASSLQLAWGTSPGARGEGAREAGAGPAGQDQGEPGPAWAEPGEDQGGGKGTVRTPEGEGPVTPRGKAPPRRERERESGVTGVTARTEVTPEREGRRHRIEDEPRSVSGTDGRVAAESLALALGDRDVAPQGGELQVPSFRVSAPGMTGQALVGPRLDAAVTLPVFQGHLETRHLSTQLPSADLDVQQGQVDLKHPERQRPEAELREPQASAAGLRGHLPQVQMPSIKMPKVEPQGPQVDIKGPKVDVRGAEGDMEVSQPSMDVDIQACGGKLETDLVLGDKGLASKGSKFKMPKFKMPSFGASTPRKTVEVSVDKTMPVVEAAMTLPSLQGDLESRDLSTQLPSADLDIQSVQVDASHPEDQLPGVEVSEAQVAGTRLKGHLPKVQTPSIKMPKVGLRGPQVDIKGPNMEVKSTKGTVSTTVVEVSLPSVDADTQAPGAKVEPGLAMGDKEATMKDSKFRMPKFKMPSFGASTTRKTVQASMDAPTTTVGAAVTLPSSQGDLKTADLSLQLPSDLGVQPAQGDVRLPEAQLPDMELSAPQASAAGLRGHLPKVPSIRMPKVELQGPQVDIRAPRVDGKVSKGKVSTPDLEVSVPSVDTDVQAPGASLEVDMAVRHEDVAAKDSKFRLPRFRMPSFGTSTTSKTTEAPLDVTTPKVEADLTLPAFQGDVKTTDLSVQLPSADWEVQPVQLDGKVPEVQKPEAELPTPQASAAGPRGHLPKVPVPSIRMPKVGLKGPKVDVRAPKVDVKGSMGEVGAPDLGVSLPSVDVDMQAPDVTMEADLDLGEKAVAARDSKFRLPRVKMPSFGVPTSGKIKEASVDMTTAKVEADVALTPFQGDLKTADLSLQLPSDLGVQPAQGDVRLPEAQLPDMELSAPQASAAGLRGHLPKVPSIRMPKVELQGPQVDIEAPKVGVKGSMGEVGAPDLGVSLPSVDVDMQAPGAPLEMDLSLGDKDVTIKDGKFKLPKLKMPSFGTPTPGKTVEASVDVAAPKVEGDVTLASFHGELETTDLSIGVPSSDLGVQPAQGDARLPEAQLPDMELSVPQASAAGPRGHLPKVPSIRMPKVGLKGPKVDVRAPKVGVKGSMGDVGTPDLEVSLPSVDVDMQAPDVTMEADLDLGEKAVAARDSKFRLPRVKMPSFGVPTSGKIKEASVDMTTAKVEADVALTPFQGDLKTADLSLQLPSDLGVQPAQGDMRLPEAQLPDMELSAPQASAAGLRGHLPKVPSIRMPKVELQGPQVDIEAPKVEVKGSMGEVGAPDLGVSLPSVDVDMQAPGAPLEMDLSLGDKDVTIKDGKFKLPKLKMPSFGTPTPGKTVEASVDVAAPKVEGDVTLASFHGELETTDLSIGVPSSDLGVQPAQGDARLPEAQLPDMELSVPQASAAGPRGHLPKVPSIRMPKVELQGPQVDIRAPRVDGKVSKGKVSTPDLEVSVPSVDTDVQAPGASLEVDMAVRHEDVAAKDSKFRLPRFRMPSFGTSTTSKTTEAPLDVTTPKVEADLTLPAFQGDVKTTDLSVQLPSADWEVQPVQLDGKVPEVQKPEAELPTPQASAAGPRGHLPKVPVPSIRMPKVGLKGPKVDVRAPKVDVKGSMGEVGAPDLGVSLPSVDVDMQAPDVTMEADLDLGEKAVAARDSKFRLPRVKMPSFGVPTSGKIKEASVDMTTAKVEADVALTPFQGDLKTADLSLQLPSDLGVQPAQGDVRLPEAQLPDMELSVPQASAAGLRGHLPKVPSIRMPKVELQGPQVDIEAPKVGVKGSMGEVGAPDLGVSLPSVDVDMQAPGAPLEMDLSLGDKDVTIKDGKFKLPKLKMPSFRTPTPGKTVEASVDVAAPKVEGDVTLASFHGELETTDLSIGVPSSDLGVQPAQGDARLPEAQLPDMELSVPQASAAGPRGHLPKVPSIRMPKVELQGPQVDIKAPKVGVKGSMGEVGAPDLGVSLPSVDVDMQAPGAQLEMDRSLGHKDVTIKDSKFKMPKFKMPSFGTSTPGKTVEASLDKTVLMVEADLNLLSFQGDLRTTDLSIQLPSSDPEVQPGQMSVMLPEGPQPETELPPPQASEAGLKEHLPKVPSIKAPKVELTGSQVDIRSPSEVAECAKGEVSAPAMEVSLPCTDLGIRAPGVKGTSLGDKEVTVKDSKFRMPKFRMPSFGASTPRETVEASVDVPTTTVEAAVALPPHCGDLRSTELSRRLPSAVQPGQLCVEPPEGQLPGAERSEQPQASGLRGPLPGAQMPSIKVPRVDLKGPQVAIMGLEVDMKGAKEEVSTPDLEASLPTADVGIQAPGVKVETDLALGRLSPPPPSSSRGPVSSSSLEGSLEYIDEAPSAAGSPGAGAGDFQGSAALPEARVSVQAETQALGSAAQDSASAPGGSSERLPGPGHGPFPPVPPSALATSSVVHTAQAPGQVPQLALPSAPLASVDVTGGHVSTSREHVRLTEYQVTLPPATLAPPPPQDVAFGSQVSAPFPSLGSSAAPQCPGCVPTSQTAGLLPAAHGRVTFPKFHKPKFGFSTPKATVPEVELRAEVHAPALPAGDPTGAMGDVAEKGGPSSLPGSELRSSGVSASLETATKAPKGAPSEASDQEGKGSPFRAPGWTLPSQSRALGQDRGPTGDPEGSWEDSDAEHTDAQPKGPGSHVDTHEHRPPEVQGEKSRRGLSTAKASAGQAGVALLSPAAKGGVGAAERASSSGAKSGPSGEGAVSRRLPQARFPSLGFVRLDRRSSKATAEVSQAEARLRLPAHTATAGSGIGGPTEDGTAPPGEDLPQPPCGKPDAGLPGEDAPAGATPVSAQESWFKMPKLHVPGSRHTRSKDRGEAGEQEAPGEEGSPLSRPEVQAGAALQPPDTRAEAAKASEGVSSVGVWQCPPHSTGVTLSEISTQPAEGSLPLQGLGTRPSGRQAEALVESWPSPPQGPVRLTASRTDVPAQVSMVSTDQLWEDSVLTVQFPKLKGPRFSFPAPGSEADVFIPAVRQVRGSVAGAGEALSEGRPGLWAASILPAATEVFGEQPVCLDPSSGPPPISQVRVHFQRVPAESQDIVLRRGASPAPADPVETEAISTQIVRESEIPTSRVQTPSYGFSLLKVKIPEPRSRAACTVPGGSEEPPAGDSGAAPPDSAEPSEVVPPGGHPLGPAEDEEPGGHPLEPAEDEEPGGHPLEPAEDEEPAQVLEFPAEEGRAAAGTGAAPQRPGGQKSGLWFWLPHIGFSSSAGEASAASKDLSPRPAPVQTQPEAGPAAHLLGRQEKASWFRFPKLGFSAPPAKSGPGVEGGAGPSEPTSQDETVAFFDARESLSPEEKEGADAAEAAGAGQKELTKNAGREPAPPTQRGPEKGEA